Proteins found in one Oribacterium sp. oral taxon 102 genomic segment:
- a CDS encoding TraX family protein, producing MASYQSVLSSRKGMGLSGTGLKVLALLFMTADHFAVIIIQNGKLYGYVPEYYEMAIATPLGQRWLLVYRICRLIGRLAFPLFAFLLVEGFLRTSDFWRYFRRMLLMALAAEVPYDLAFFNETYHFAVQNVGWTFTVTLLGLYGMKRFRRHTLLSWGALLLAALAAELLHFEYGAVAVLSAGLLYLFRKEKGLRMLSGALGAALNSYESCCLGALAYILIFFYNGERGRFHSRWFFYLYYPLHLLIMYLMIYVGAMITT from the coding sequence ATGGCGAGCTACCAGAGCGTTCTGAGCAGCCGGAAGGGCATGGGGCTGTCAGGGACAGGACTGAAGGTTCTGGCCCTGCTTTTCATGACTGCGGATCATTTCGCTGTCATTATCATACAGAACGGCAAGCTCTACGGCTATGTGCCGGAGTATTATGAGATGGCGATTGCGACGCCTCTCGGACAGCGCTGGCTCCTTGTATACCGGATCTGCAGGCTGATCGGGAGACTCGCCTTCCCGCTCTTCGCCTTTCTGCTGGTCGAGGGCTTCCTGCGGACCTCCGATTTCTGGCGCTATTTCCGGCGGATGCTGCTGATGGCACTTGCTGCAGAGGTTCCCTATGACCTTGCCTTTTTCAATGAAACCTATCATTTCGCGGTGCAGAATGTTGGCTGGACCTTCACAGTGACCCTGCTTGGACTCTATGGGATGAAGCGCTTTCGCCGGCATACGCTGCTCAGCTGGGGCGCACTGCTTCTCGCGGCGCTTGCAGCGGAGCTCCTGCATTTCGAGTACGGCGCGGTCGCGGTGCTGTCCGCGGGGCTTCTTTACCTTTTCCGAAAGGAAAAGGGGCTTCGGATGCTGAGCGGGGCGCTGGGCGCGGCACTCAATTCCTATGAGAGCTGCTGTCTGGGGGCGCTGGCGTACATTCTGATTTTTTTCTATAACGGAGAGCGCGGACGCTTCCATAGCCGCTGGTTCTTCTACCTCTACTATCCGCTGCATCTCCTGATAATGTACCTGATGATTTATGTAGGAGCGATGATTACCACATGA
- a CDS encoding TatD family hydrolase: protein MIFDTHTHLNDACFDPDREELLRQLPARGVGAFTEIGYDLPSSERARALAEAPAWEGTLEIYAAIGLHPDSAETVSEETLSGLCRLAASPKVVAIGEIGLDYHYTDSAGPEAQRRCYTEMLHLGRELGLPVVLHSRDAAKDTYELLVRNKGYENGGIVHCFSYSPEVAEQYVKLGMHIGVGGVLTFPNGRRLKEVAARIPLSSIVLETDCPYMAPTPLRGSRNEPGNLCYVIEELARIKGVSSEEVLRITEENARRVYRISRSPA from the coding sequence ATGATTTTTGATACGCATACACATCTGAATGACGCGTGCTTCGATCCCGACAGGGAGGAGCTGCTCCGGCAGCTTCCGGCGCGCGGGGTCGGCGCCTTTACGGAGATCGGCTACGACCTCCCGAGCTCCGAACGGGCGCGCGCGCTCGCGGAAGCCCCCGCATGGGAGGGAACGCTCGAGATTTACGCGGCGATCGGCCTGCATCCGGACAGTGCTGAGACGGTGTCGGAGGAGACGCTCTCCGGGCTCTGCAGGCTCGCGGCATCGCCAAAGGTGGTGGCAATCGGCGAGATCGGGCTGGACTATCATTATACCGACAGCGCGGGACCGGAAGCGCAGCGGCGCTGCTATACAGAGATGCTTCATCTCGGGAGAGAGCTGGGGCTCCCGGTCGTGCTCCATTCCCGGGACGCGGCGAAGGACACCTATGAGCTTCTCGTCCGGAACAAGGGCTATGAGAACGGCGGTATCGTACACTGCTTTTCCTATTCTCCGGAGGTGGCGGAGCAGTATGTGAAGCTCGGGATGCATATCGGGGTGGGCGGTGTGCTGACCTTCCCGAACGGCAGGAGGCTGAAGGAGGTCGCAGCGCGAATTCCGCTCTCCTCTATCGTGCTGGAGACAGACTGCCCGTATATGGCGCCAACGCCGCTTCGGGGCAGTCGAAACGAGCCGGGCAATCTATGCTATGTCATAGAGGAGCTTGCCCGGATCAAGGGTGTCTCTTCGGAGGAGGTGCTGCGGATTACAGAGGAGAATGCACGGAGGGTGTACCGGATTTCGCGTTCGCCCGCTTGA